The Daucus carota subsp. sativus chromosome 7, DH1 v3.0, whole genome shotgun sequence genome window below encodes:
- the LOC108193632 gene encoding uncharacterized protein LOC108193632, with translation MYATAAATPSSCYCFPTPFNPFSTKIKSFCYKPPFSRIPRNPFSSRPLSLSAGSRLVLPAPAAKKSESETKKGAEVEEEVVEEEEDLPWIQEKALDLVEFTGSVTQAIPGPRVGRSSLPWMLAVPLAYLGITFVFAFYKTVKKFNSPRELRRKQVNKNAVLCKSIDELFAKGSGVEESALKGLMQKTGFSMEEVLRKYIRYALNEKPFNPELVSNLINLRKASMLDDTQVAETLKEISRRIVKDKGPVVMDMSGYSAKGFKRKLAVQALFGKIYYLSELPEFCSRGSSLVVKELFGVSDEDAEKLRMHTSSEAGDMESLEKMVGGSDSESESESGLEDTNEESSHAP, from the exons ATGTACGCCACCGCCGCTGCAACCCCATCTTCTTGTTACTGTTTTCCCACTCCTTTCAACCCattttcaaccaaaatcaaaTCTTTTTGTTACAAACCACCATTTTCAAGGATTCCCAGAAACCCCTTTTCGTCTCGCCCCTTATCTCTCTCCGCCGGCAGCCGTCTGGTTCTGCCTGCTCCGGCCGCGAAAAAGTCGGAGTCAGAGACCAAGAAAGGAGCTGAGGTGGAGGAAGAAGTGGTGGAGGAGGAAGAGGATTTGCCGTGGATACAAGAGAAGGCTTTGGATTTAGTCGAGTTTACCGGGTCGGTGACTCAGGCGATTCCGGGGCCTCGAGTTGGAAGAAGCTCTTTGCCTTGGATGCTTGCTGTTCCTTTGGCTTATCTTGGCATTACTTTTGTTTTCGCATTTTATAAGACTGTCAAGAAGTTTAATTCTCCCCGAGAGTTGCGTCGTAAACAG GTCAATAAGAATGCTGTGTTGTGCAAATCAATAGACGAGTTATTTGCGAAGGGAAGTGGAGTAGAAGAATCGGCTTTGAAGGGGTTGATGCAAAAG ACAGGGTTTAGCATGGAGGAGGTATTACGCAAGTACATACGGTATGCGCTGAATGAAAAACCCTTTAACCCAGAATTGGTTTCAAATTTGATCAACCTCAGGAAAGCATCTATGTTGGATGACACTCAAGTTGCTGAAACTTTGAAAGAGATATCAAGAAGGATTGTCAAAGACAAAG GTCCAGTTGTCATGGATATGTCAGGATATTCTGCCAAGGGTTTCAAGAGAAAACTTGCAGTACAagccctttttgggaagattTATTATCTCTCTGAG CTGCCAGAATTTTGTTCAAGGGGGAGCTCCTTGGTGGTTAAAGAATTATTTGGCGTTTCAGA CGAGGATGCTGAAAAGCTTAGGATGCACACAAGTTCAGAAGCTGGGGATATGGAATCACTAGAGAAGATGGTTGGTGGTTCGGATTCAGAATCAGAATCGGAATCGGGATTGGAAGATACTAATGAAGAATCATCTCATGCTCCTTAG
- the LOC108193685 gene encoding lipoyl synthase, chloroplastic isoform X1: MMIQQKFIQNPTPPALSSSNSSYFHTPFTRITSINCNLSASASPNRPNSAQLRTPGGQNDSFSSCVTSASLDTKPGVMGPFTGRDLSVKKPEWLRQKAPQGGKYEEVKETLSRLNLNTVCQEAQCPNIGECWNGGGDGIATATIMLLGDTCTRGCRFCAVKTSRNPAPPDPMEPQNTAHAVASWGVDYIVLTSVDRDDIPDGGSGHFAETVKALKTLKPDIMVECLTSDFRGDLNAVSTLVHSGLDVFAHNVETVKRLQRIVRDPRAGYEQSLSVLKHAKTDKEGMITKTSIMLGLGESDDELKEAMADLRAINVDILTLGQYLQPTPLHLTVKEYISPEKFSFWKEYGESIGFRYVASGPLVRSSYRAGELYVKTMVKESNRRHMTQ, translated from the exons ATGATGATTCAGCAAAAATTCATCCAAAACCCCACACCCCCAGCACTCTCTTCATCGAATTCATCCTATTTTCACACACCCTTCACAAGAATCACCTCAATCAATTGCAATCTTTCAGCCTCAGCTTCACCCAACAGGCCTAATTCAGCTCAACTAAGGACCCCAGGTGGTCAAAATGATAGCTTTTCGAGCTGTGTAACTTCAGCTTCTCTGGATACTAAGCCTGGTGTGATGGGTCCTTTTACTGGGAGGGATTTGAGTGTCAAGAAACCCGAATGGCTTCGACAGAAAGCGCCTCAAGGGGGGAAATATGAGGAGGTCAAGGAGACATTGTCTAGGCTTAATCTCAATACTGTTTGCCAGGAAGCTCAATGCCCCAATATTGGAGAG TGCTGGAATGGTGGCGGGGATGGAATTGCGACAGCTACGATCATGCTTCTTGGGGATACTTGCACCCGTGGCTGTAGATTTTGTGCTGTGAAAACTAGCAGAAACCCTGCGCCACCAGATCCTATGGAACCACAGAACACTGCACATGCTGTTGCTAGCTGGGG CGTGGATTATATTGTACTTACTAGTGTTGATCGAGATGACATCCCTGATGGTGGGAGTGGTCATTTTGCCGAAACTGTTAAAGCTTTGAAG ACACTGAAGCCTGACATTATGGTTGAATGTTTAACATCTGATTTCCGAGGTGATTTGAATGCTGTTTCAACGTTGGTACACTCAGGATTAGATGTCTTTGCTCATAACGTTGAGACTGTTAAACGACTCCAGCGAATTGTTAGAGATCCTCGGGCAGG GTATGAACAGAGCTTGTCTGTCCTAAAACATGCAAAGACCGACAAGGAGGGTATGATAACAAAAACCTCTATAATGTTGGGTCTTGGAGAATCTGACGATGAGCTTAAGGAAGCCATGGCTGACTTAAGGGCTATAAATGTTGATATTTTAACTCTTGGGCAGTACTTACAA CCAACTCCATTGCATCTCACTGTTAAAGAGTACATTTCACCAGAGAAATTTTCCTTCTGGAAAGAGTATGGAGAATCAATTGGTTTTCGTTATGTAGCTAGCGGACCCCTG GTTCGATCTTCATACAGAGCAGGGGAGCTCTACGTTAAAACCATGGTGAAAGAGAGTAACCGAAGACATATGACACAATAA
- the LOC108193685 gene encoding lipoyl synthase, chloroplastic isoform X2, with product MMIQQKFIQNPTPPALSSSNSSYFHTPFTRITSINCNLSASASPNRPNSAQLRTPGGQNDSFSSCVTSASLDTKPGVMGPFTGRDLSVKKPEWLRQKAPQGGKYEEVKETLSRLNLNTVCQEAQCPNIGECWNGGGDGIATATIMLLGDTCTRGCRFCAVKTSRNPAPPDPMEPQNTAHAVASWGVDYIVLTSVDRDDIPDGGSGHFAETVKALKTLKPDIMVECLTSDFRGDLNAVSTLVHSGLDVFAHNVETVKRLQRIVRDPRAGYEQSLSVLKHAKTDKEGMITKTSIMLGLGESDDELKEAMADLRAINVDILTLGQYLQVRSSYRAGELYVKTMVKESNRRHMTQ from the exons ATGATGATTCAGCAAAAATTCATCCAAAACCCCACACCCCCAGCACTCTCTTCATCGAATTCATCCTATTTTCACACACCCTTCACAAGAATCACCTCAATCAATTGCAATCTTTCAGCCTCAGCTTCACCCAACAGGCCTAATTCAGCTCAACTAAGGACCCCAGGTGGTCAAAATGATAGCTTTTCGAGCTGTGTAACTTCAGCTTCTCTGGATACTAAGCCTGGTGTGATGGGTCCTTTTACTGGGAGGGATTTGAGTGTCAAGAAACCCGAATGGCTTCGACAGAAAGCGCCTCAAGGGGGGAAATATGAGGAGGTCAAGGAGACATTGTCTAGGCTTAATCTCAATACTGTTTGCCAGGAAGCTCAATGCCCCAATATTGGAGAG TGCTGGAATGGTGGCGGGGATGGAATTGCGACAGCTACGATCATGCTTCTTGGGGATACTTGCACCCGTGGCTGTAGATTTTGTGCTGTGAAAACTAGCAGAAACCCTGCGCCACCAGATCCTATGGAACCACAGAACACTGCACATGCTGTTGCTAGCTGGGG CGTGGATTATATTGTACTTACTAGTGTTGATCGAGATGACATCCCTGATGGTGGGAGTGGTCATTTTGCCGAAACTGTTAAAGCTTTGAAG ACACTGAAGCCTGACATTATGGTTGAATGTTTAACATCTGATTTCCGAGGTGATTTGAATGCTGTTTCAACGTTGGTACACTCAGGATTAGATGTCTTTGCTCATAACGTTGAGACTGTTAAACGACTCCAGCGAATTGTTAGAGATCCTCGGGCAGG GTATGAACAGAGCTTGTCTGTCCTAAAACATGCAAAGACCGACAAGGAGGGTATGATAACAAAAACCTCTATAATGTTGGGTCTTGGAGAATCTGACGATGAGCTTAAGGAAGCCATGGCTGACTTAAGGGCTATAAATGTTGATATTTTAACTCTTGGGCAGTACTTACAA GTTCGATCTTCATACAGAGCAGGGGAGCTCTACGTTAAAACCATGGTGAAAGAGAGTAACCGAAGACATATGACACAATAA
- the LOC108193386 gene encoding WD repeat-containing protein 26 homolog, translating to MGIIEDNEPPLKRLKGPPSVTKEGMLYKLTASSSAGDSMARALSFKRDDETVGLKGIIKKQEFVKIINRALYCLGYSKTATVLEEESGVPLRSSAVNLFMQQVVEGKWDECLATLHHIGLTDEVIYKSASFLLLEQKYLDLLREGKFMDALLALRNEIVPLSINVDRVHELSAYIINPSQFLALGLSDQDTATAISRASCLEKLQKLLPAAILIPERRLEHLIEQALDVQRDSCVFHNTLNSDLSLYSDHQCGKDHIPSETLQILQEHKDEVWFLQFSHDGKYLASSSKDQTAAVWEVKENGQLILKHILSGHQGAVSIISWRPDDSQLLTCGAEEAVRRWDVCSGECLHVYEKAGVGLISCGWLADGDGIISGMSDKSICLWDLNGHVVECWKGQRIENISDMVVTSDGKIIISIRGGNTLLLYNRESRCDKMIEEEEIITSFSLSKDNKFLLVNIVNQEIHLWCIAGDPKMVSKFKGHKRTRFLVRSCFGGFEQAFVASGSEDSQVYIWHRGTGELLAKLPGHSGTVNCVSWHPTNPHMLASASDDFTIRIWGITTPKCEGANHYNGRHYHQPNGRT from the exons ATGGGAATAATAGAAGATAATGAACCACCCTTGAAGCGTTTGAAAGGTCCCCCGAGTGTTACAAAGGAGGGCATGCTTTATAAACTGACAGCATCAAGCTCTGCTGGCGACTCAATGGCTAGGGCACTTTCTTTCAAAAGAGACGATGAAACAGTCGGTCTGAAAGGAATTATTAAGAAGCAGGAATTCGTGAAGATTATTAACAGAGCACTCTATTGTCTTGGTTATAGTAAGACGGCAACCGTTCTGGAAGAAGAATCAGGCGTACCATTACGCTCATCAGCCGTAAACTTGTTTATGCAGCAAGTAGTGGAGGGAAAATGGGATGAATGTCTTGCTACATTGCATCATATTGGTCTTACAGATGAAGTTATTTATAAATCGGCATCTTTTTTGTTATTGGAGCAGAAATACTTGGATCTTTTGAGGGAAGGAAAATTCATGGACGCTCTACTTGCTTTAAGAAATGAAATTGTTCCCCTTTCTATCAATGTTGACCGAGTTCATGAACTTTCAGCCTATATTATAAACCCTTCCCAGTTTTTGGCCCTTGGACTTTCTGATCAGGACACTGCTACTGCAATCTCAAGAGCGAGCTGTTTAGAAAAATTACAGAAGTTGCTTCCTGCGGCTATCTTGATTCCTGAACGAAGGTTAGAGCATTTAATCGAACAAGCTCTTGATGTGCAGAGAGATTCTTGTGTGTTTCACAATACTCTGAATAGTGATCTATCATTGTATTCAGATCACCAGTGCGGAAAAGATCACATTCCTTCCGAGACATTACAG ATATTGCAAGAACATAAGGATGAAGTATGGTTTCTGCAATTTTCTCATGATGGCAAATATTTGGCATCTTCCTCCAAGGATCAGACTGCTGCTGTATGGGAG GTGAAAGAGAATGGTCAGCTGATTTTGAAGCATATTTTATCAGGCCATCAAGGGGCGGTTTCCATTATCTCATGGAGACCTGATGACTCTCAACTTTTAACATGTGGAGCAGAGGAGGCTGTGAGACGCTGGGATGTTTGTTCTGGTGAATGTCTCCATGTCTATGAAAAGGCTGGTGTTGGCCTTATATCTTGTGGTTGGCTGGCTGATGGCGATGGGATTATCTCCGGAATGTCTGACAAGAGCATTTGTTTGTGGGATTTGAATGGACATGTGGTCGAATGTTGGAAAGGACAGCGCATTGAGAATATATCAGACATGGTTGTTACAAGCGATGGAAAGATTATTATAAGTATTCGTGGAGGGAATACATTACTCCTGTATAACAGGGAGTCAAGATGTGATAAAATgatagaagaagaagaaataatTACTTCATTCTCACTATCGAAAGACAACAAGTTCTTGCTCGTTAATATTGTGAATCAAGAAATCCATCTCTGGTGCATAGCTGGAGATCCGAAGATGGTATCCAAGTTTAAAGGCCATAAACGTACCCGATTCCTTGTGAGATCTTGTTTTGGAGGTTTTGAACAAGCATTTGTTGCCAGTGGGAGTGAAGATTCTCAg GTATATATCTGGCACAGAGGCACGGGAGAGCTTCTGGCAAAGCTTCCAGGTCATTCTGGAACAGTCAATTGTGTCAGTTGGCATCCTACTAACCCTCACATGTTGGCTTCTGCCAGTGATGATTTTACAATCCGAATATGGGGCATTACGACTCCGAAGTGTGAAGGTGCAAATCATTACAATGGGAGACATTACCATCAACCCAACGGGAGAACATGA